One genomic segment of Nocardioides cavernaquae includes these proteins:
- a CDS encoding alpha/beta fold hydrolase has translation MTFSSLAHHRAGSGEPLILVHGIGHRRQAWYPVFDRLAERYDVIAVDLPGFGESPALPDGVPHTVAALADQLEANFAAWGITRPHIAGNSLGGAVSLELARRGTVASATALSPASFLTFSHLLVAAFPLTLMRIASFATPRPVLRLVTRSASVRRILGWPLYMHPERHDAESTYGDALAMKNARGFERTMLRCITPAFRPFRGPLRAPVTIAWGTRDRLLLPSEMKRARKLLPQVRYVELIGAGHVPMGDCPDQIFAVINETTGAAAQPASDVA, from the coding sequence ATGACGTTCTCGTCGCTCGCGCACCACCGTGCCGGATCCGGAGAGCCGCTGATTCTCGTGCACGGGATCGGCCACCGTCGCCAGGCGTGGTACCCGGTCTTCGACCGTCTCGCCGAGCGCTACGACGTGATCGCGGTCGACCTTCCCGGCTTCGGCGAGTCGCCCGCGCTGCCCGATGGCGTTCCGCACACGGTGGCCGCGCTGGCTGACCAGCTCGAGGCCAACTTCGCCGCCTGGGGCATCACCCGTCCGCACATCGCCGGCAACTCGCTCGGCGGCGCGGTCTCGCTCGAGCTCGCCCGCCGCGGCACCGTGGCCTCCGCTACCGCGCTGAGCCCGGCCTCGTTCCTCACCTTCAGCCACCTGCTGGTCGCTGCCTTCCCCCTGACGCTCATGCGCATCGCCTCGTTCGCGACTCCTCGCCCGGTCCTCCGACTGGTGACGCGCTCAGCCTCGGTCCGCCGGATCCTGGGCTGGCCGCTCTACATGCACCCCGAGCGCCACGACGCGGAGTCGACGTACGGCGACGCGCTGGCGATGAAGAACGCCCGGGGCTTCGAGCGGACCATGCTGCGGTGCATCACGCCGGCGTTCCGACCCTTCCGCGGTCCGCTGCGCGCGCCGGTGACCATCGCGTGGGGCACCCGCGACCGGCTGCTGCTCCCGAGCGAGATGAAGCGTGCGCGCAAGCTGCTGCCGCAGGTGCGCTACGTCGAGCTGATCGGCGCCGGCCACGTCCCGATGGGCGACTGCCCCGACCAGATCTTCGCCGTCATCAACGAGACCACGGGTGCTGCCGCGCAGCCTGCGAGCGACGTAGCCTGA
- a CDS encoding FAD-binding dehydrogenase, producing MSFEPDVIVVGAGLAGLVATYELTQAGRKVLVLDQENRDNLGGQAWWSLGGLFFVDSPEQRRMGIKDSLELAWSDWQGSAAFDRLDGPQDEDFWPQQWAEAYVTWAAEGKRDYVRGLGLRSLPFVGWAERGSGSASGHGNSVPRFHLTWGTGPEVVRIFLDPVLAAEREGLVQFGFRHRVEDLVVEGDAVVGVTGHLLEESDEVPRGRASSRTEVGDFELRARAVVLSSGGIGHNFDLMRKNWPVDRVGPAPKHMIAGVPAYVDGLMLGVAESHGARLANRDRMWAYVEGIHNWDPVWPDHAIRILPGPSSMWFDSNGKRLTGMSGVPGADSIGSMKQILSTGDDYSWFILNQSIIEKEFALSGSEQNPDLTGKDIGFLLKSRLAKGAPAPVERFKKYGEDFVVAETLETLIDGMNKLARGPQLDVATVRQQIEARDRQLGNEFSKDVQVMAIHNARKSRTDKLMRVAKPHRILDPEHGPLIGVRLNILSRKTLGGLQTTLGSEVVRPDGSIIQGLYAAGEAAGFGGGGVHGYNALEGTFLGGCIFSGRAAGLALAADL from the coding sequence ATGAGCTTCGAGCCGGATGTCATTGTCGTTGGTGCCGGCCTCGCCGGCCTGGTCGCGACCTACGAGCTGACCCAGGCGGGCCGCAAGGTCCTCGTCCTGGACCAGGAGAACCGCGACAACCTGGGCGGCCAGGCCTGGTGGTCGCTCGGCGGGCTGTTCTTCGTCGACAGCCCCGAGCAGCGCCGCATGGGCATCAAGGACTCCCTCGAGCTGGCCTGGTCCGACTGGCAGGGATCGGCAGCCTTCGACCGTCTCGACGGTCCCCAGGACGAGGACTTCTGGCCGCAGCAGTGGGCGGAGGCCTACGTGACCTGGGCAGCCGAGGGCAAGCGTGACTACGTCCGCGGACTCGGCCTGCGCTCGCTTCCGTTCGTCGGCTGGGCCGAGCGGGGCAGCGGCTCGGCGTCCGGCCACGGCAACTCGGTGCCACGGTTCCACCTCACCTGGGGCACCGGCCCCGAGGTCGTCCGGATCTTCCTCGACCCGGTCCTTGCCGCCGAGCGCGAGGGGCTCGTGCAGTTCGGCTTCCGGCACCGCGTGGAGGACCTCGTCGTCGAGGGAGATGCCGTCGTCGGCGTCACGGGTCACCTCCTCGAGGAGTCCGACGAGGTGCCGCGCGGCCGCGCGTCCTCCCGCACCGAGGTGGGCGACTTCGAGCTGCGCGCCCGGGCCGTCGTGCTCTCGTCCGGCGGCATCGGCCACAACTTCGACCTCATGCGGAAGAACTGGCCGGTCGACCGCGTCGGTCCGGCGCCGAAGCACATGATCGCCGGCGTCCCGGCGTACGTTGACGGGCTGATGCTCGGCGTCGCCGAGTCGCACGGCGCCCGCCTGGCCAACCGCGACCGCATGTGGGCCTACGTCGAGGGCATCCACAACTGGGACCCGGTCTGGCCCGACCACGCAATCCGGATCCTGCCCGGCCCGTCGTCGATGTGGTTCGACTCGAACGGCAAGCGGCTGACGGGCATGTCCGGCGTGCCCGGCGCGGACTCGATCGGCTCCATGAAGCAGATCCTCAGCACCGGCGATGACTACTCCTGGTTCATCCTGAACCAGTCGATCATCGAGAAGGAGTTCGCGCTGTCGGGCTCCGAGCAGAACCCCGACCTGACCGGCAAGGACATCGGCTTCCTGCTCAAGTCACGGCTCGCCAAGGGCGCACCCGCCCCGGTCGAGCGGTTCAAGAAGTACGGCGAGGACTTCGTCGTCGCGGAAACCCTCGAGACGCTGATCGACGGCATGAACAAGCTGGCCCGCGGTCCGCAGCTCGACGTCGCCACCGTGCGCCAGCAGATCGAGGCACGCGACCGGCAGCTCGGCAACGAGTTCAGCAAGGACGTCCAGGTCATGGCGATCCACAACGCGCGCAAGTCCCGCACCGACAAGCTGATGCGCGTCGCGAAGCCGCACCGGATCCTGGATCCCGAGCACGGCCCGCTCATCGGCGTACGCCTCAACATCCTGTCCCGCAAGACGCTCGGCGGCCTGCAGACCACGCTCGGCTCCGAGGTGGTCCGGCCCGACGGCTCGATCATCCAGGGCCTGTACGCCGCGGGCGAGGCCGCCGGCTTCGGCGGTGGCGGCGTCCACGGCTACAACGCGCTCGAGGGCACGTTCCTCGGCGGCTGCATCTTCAGCGGCCGGGCCGCCGGTCTGGCCCTCGCCGCCGACCTCTGA
- a CDS encoding endonuclease/exonuclease/phosphatase family protein, with protein sequence MRKPPELLITLAPLIVIALVAVIAALGFGLTRQDDSTPSNAASATVTETTFGAPASTQTGPTEPAAPAAPAIVRPTLLGPRPTLKAKQFFRVQPSFAFQIATFNVLGNSHTVRGGDRAAYADSRTRTGWAVDALRGASIDVVGFQELQTPQYLAFRARTGGTWDSWPGTAIDRLDVDNTLAWDTSMFRAVERKTVAIPYFFGRARNMPYVLLEHIASGQRIWVANFHNPAHKYGASQAQHRREATRREINLANELAKTGFPVFFTGDMNERELYFCPLTQGTTLKSASGGSTGAPCRPPGRMPVDWIFGSDSVTFSGYAIDESKWMRRITDHPLVHATATVPERRIPIKQR encoded by the coding sequence GTGCGGAAACCCCCCGAGCTGCTGATCACCCTGGCCCCTCTGATCGTGATCGCCCTCGTTGCTGTCATCGCGGCACTCGGCTTCGGACTGACCCGCCAGGACGACTCGACGCCGTCGAACGCAGCGTCGGCGACCGTCACCGAGACGACTTTCGGCGCGCCCGCCTCGACCCAGACCGGACCCACGGAGCCCGCCGCGCCCGCCGCGCCCGCCATCGTCCGGCCGACCCTGCTCGGCCCTCGCCCCACCCTGAAGGCCAAGCAGTTCTTCCGGGTCCAGCCGTCGTTCGCGTTCCAGATCGCCACCTTCAACGTCCTCGGAAACAGCCACACCGTCCGCGGTGGCGACCGCGCGGCGTACGCCGACAGCCGCACGCGGACGGGCTGGGCGGTCGACGCGCTCCGCGGTGCGAGCATCGACGTCGTCGGATTCCAGGAGCTGCAGACGCCGCAGTACCTCGCCTTCCGGGCGCGCACAGGCGGCACCTGGGACAGCTGGCCCGGGACCGCGATCGACCGCCTCGACGTCGACAACACCCTGGCGTGGGACACCTCGATGTTTCGCGCGGTGGAGCGCAAGACCGTGGCGATCCCCTACTTCTTCGGGCGGGCGCGCAACATGCCCTACGTGCTCCTGGAGCACATCGCCAGCGGCCAGCGCATCTGGGTGGCCAACTTCCACAACCCCGCCCACAAGTACGGCGCGTCCCAGGCGCAGCACCGGCGCGAGGCGACCCGGCGCGAGATCAACCTCGCGAACGAGCTGGCGAAGACCGGGTTCCCCGTCTTCTTCACCGGCGACATGAACGAACGCGAGCTCTACTTCTGCCCGCTCACGCAGGGCACGACCCTCAAGTCCGCCAGCGGTGGCTCCACCGGTGCGCCGTGCCGTCCTCCGGGGCGCATGCCCGTCGACTGGATCTTCGGATCCGACTCGGTGACGTTCTCGGGCTACGCCATCGATGAGAGCAAGTGGATGCGCCGCATCACTGACCACCCGCTGGTCCATGCAACCGCGACAGTGCCCGAGCGGCGCATCCCGATCAAGCAACGCTGA
- a CDS encoding DoxX family protein — MDVVLLVGRILFAVLFILSAVGHLTQTEYMAGYAKSKGLPFAKLSVLGSGVVFLLGGLAIAFGVYGDLASLVIAAVLVPTAFVFHTFWKETDAQAKSMAQISFNKDIALAGAALALAFAFSVAPALTVTGPLFS; from the coding sequence ATGGACGTCGTCCTTCTCGTCGGCCGCATTCTCTTCGCCGTGCTCTTCATCCTTTCCGCGGTCGGCCACCTGACGCAGACCGAGTACATGGCCGGCTACGCCAAGTCGAAGGGCCTGCCGTTCGCGAAGCTCTCCGTCCTGGGCAGCGGCGTCGTGTTCCTGCTCGGCGGTCTCGCCATCGCCTTCGGCGTGTACGGCGACCTGGCGTCGCTCGTGATCGCCGCGGTCCTCGTGCCGACCGCGTTCGTCTTCCACACGTTCTGGAAGGAGACCGACGCGCAGGCCAAGTCGATGGCCCAGATCTCGTTCAACAAGGACATCGCCCTCGCTGGAGCGGCTCTCGCCCTGGCCTTCGCGTTCTCGGTCGCTCCTGCGCTCACCGTGACCGGCCCGCTCTTCAGCTGA
- a CDS encoding DEAD/DEAH box helicase, whose amino-acid sequence MSDPVNDPASAVENDVVAAPESIKFADLGLDERVLKALKDVGYETPSPIQAQTIPPLLDGRNVLGMAQTGTGKTAAFALPILSQLDVSQKTPQALVLAPTRELALQVCEAFEKYASGIKGVHVLPVYGGQAYGVQLSALRRGVHIVVGTPGRIMDHLEKGTLDLSELRFLVLDEADEMLNMGFAEDVETILADTPDTKQVALFSATMPSQIRRLTKKYLNDPVEITVKNKTATATNITQRYLMVSFPQKVDALTRIFEVENFEAMIVFVRTKQATEEVAEKLRARGFSAAAINGDVAQAQRERTVNQLKSGKLDILVATDVAARGLDVERISHVVNFDIPTDAESYVHRIGRTGRAGRSGDSISFVTPRERGLLKSIEKHTRQPMTLMNLPSVDDINATRLARFDDAITAALAGPQVETYRDVIAHYVKNNDVPEADVAAALAVVLQGETPLLLSERDMPRVNTVSADRPDRGDRPDRGARGEFSSRPERESRGGSGVPLATYRINVGKRHKVEPRQIVGALANEGGLRRSDFGKIQIRPDFSLVELPAELSSETFRLLEQTRISGKLIELAKDKGPGIRSAAPNRGYGDRPSGGGYKGSSDRGGYQGDRKPRHKD is encoded by the coding sequence GTGAGTGACCCTGTGAACGACCCTGCTTCCGCCGTCGAGAACGACGTCGTCGCGGCTCCTGAATCAATCAAGTTTGCCGACCTCGGCCTCGACGAGCGGGTGCTGAAGGCACTCAAGGACGTCGGCTACGAGACGCCTTCCCCCATCCAGGCGCAGACCATCCCGCCGCTGCTCGACGGACGCAACGTCCTCGGCATGGCGCAGACCGGCACGGGCAAGACCGCTGCCTTCGCGCTGCCCATCCTGTCCCAGCTCGACGTCTCCCAGAAGACGCCGCAGGCGCTCGTCCTGGCCCCGACCCGTGAGCTCGCGCTCCAGGTCTGCGAGGCGTTCGAGAAGTACGCCAGCGGCATCAAGGGCGTCCACGTCCTCCCCGTCTACGGCGGTCAGGCGTACGGCGTGCAGCTCTCGGCCCTGCGCCGCGGCGTACACATCGTCGTCGGCACCCCCGGCCGGATCATGGACCACCTGGAGAAGGGCACGCTCGACCTGAGCGAGCTGCGCTTCCTGGTGCTCGACGAGGCCGACGAGATGCTCAACATGGGCTTCGCGGAGGACGTCGAGACGATCCTCGCCGACACCCCGGACACCAAGCAGGTCGCGCTCTTCTCCGCGACGATGCCGAGCCAGATCCGGCGCCTGACGAAGAAGTACCTGAACGACCCGGTCGAGATCACGGTCAAGAACAAGACCGCGACCGCCACGAACATCACCCAGCGCTACCTGATGGTCTCGTTCCCGCAGAAGGTCGACGCCCTCACGCGCATCTTCGAGGTCGAGAACTTCGAGGCGATGATCGTCTTCGTCCGCACCAAGCAGGCCACCGAAGAGGTCGCCGAGAAGCTGCGTGCGCGCGGCTTCTCCGCCGCCGCGATCAACGGTGACGTCGCCCAGGCCCAGCGTGAGCGCACGGTCAACCAGCTGAAGTCGGGCAAGCTCGACATCCTGGTCGCCACCGACGTCGCCGCCCGCGGTCTCGACGTCGAGCGCATCTCCCACGTCGTCAACTTCGACATCCCGACCGACGCCGAGTCCTACGTGCACCGCATCGGTCGCACCGGCCGCGCCGGCCGCAGCGGCGACTCGATCTCCTTCGTGACCCCGCGTGAGCGTGGCCTGCTGAAGAGCATCGAGAAGCACACCCGCCAGCCGATGACGCTGATGAACCTCCCCAGCGTCGACGACATCAACGCGACCCGCCTGGCCCGTTTCGACGACGCCATCACCGCGGCGCTCGCCGGCCCGCAGGTCGAGACCTACCGCGACGTCATCGCGCACTACGTGAAGAACAACGACGTGCCCGAGGCCGACGTGGCCGCCGCCCTCGCCGTGGTGCTGCAGGGCGAGACCCCGCTGCTCCTCAGCGAGCGCGACATGCCTCGCGTGAACACGGTTTCTGCCGATCGCCCGGACCGGGGCGACCGGCCCGACCGTGGCGCGCGCGGTGAGTTCAGCTCGCGTCCCGAGCGTGAGAGCCGGGGTGGCAGCGGCGTCCCGCTCGCGACGTACCGGATCAACGTCGGCAAGCGCCACAAGGTCGAGCCGCGCCAGATCGTCGGCGCGCTCGCCAACGAGGGCGGCCTGCGTCGCAGCGACTTCGGCAAGATCCAGATCCGTCCGGACTTCTCGCTGGTCGAGCTGCCGGCGGAGCTGTCGTCCGAGACCTTCCGCCTGCTCGAGCAGACGCGCATCTCCGGCAAGCTGATCGAGCTGGCCAAGGACAAGGGCCCGGGCATCCGCAGCGCCGCTCCGAACCGCGGCTACGGCGACCGGCCGTCCGGTGGCGGCTACAAGGGCTCCAGCGACCGCGGTGGCTACCAGGGCGACCGCAAGCCCCGCCACAAGGACTGA